A segment of the Streptomyces sp. NBC_00376 genome:
CGTCCTCGCCGGGGCCGTCGGGGTCGTCTGGGACGCGATGATCGTCCACCTCGCCCCGACCCGGACGATCACCTACCCGCTCGAAGCGGACATGCCCGCCCGGCTCAACGAGTCGTTCGAGGTGGACCGCTGGATCGGCTCCGCCGACGGCCATCTCTACGGCTGGGGCCTGTGCGCCAAAGAGACCGAGGCGGCCTCCGACGCGTGCGTCAAGGAGCACGGCATCGTCAACAATGTGTACGAGTACCTCGGCTTCGACCAGATGCCGGCCATGCAGTGGACCGGGGCGGGCATCCTGCTCGCGGGTACCGTCGTGCTCACCGCGTTCGTCCTGTGGCAGGTGTCCCGTCGGCCCCTCTAGGACCTGCCGACGCAGGTACTCGGGGTTTCGGCGTTCGAACCGGAGGTGACGGCAGTGGTCGTGTTCCGTATCGACCGGCGCAGCGGAGTGGCGACATACCTCCAGATCGTGCGGCAGGTCGAACAGGCGCTGCGCATGGGTGCCCTGGAGGAGGGGGACCGGCTGCCCACGGCCGCTCAGGTGGCGGCCGAGACCAAGGTCAACCCGAACACCACCCTCAAGGCGTACCGCGAGCTGGAGCGCGCGGGGCTCGCCGAGGTCCGGCAGGGGGCAGGCACCTTCATCACTCGCTCCCTCGTCCCGCCCCAGGCGGGCGCCGACTCCCCCTTGCGCACGTCACTCACCGAGTGGCTGGACCAGGCACGGGCACAGGGCCTCAGCGGTCCGGAGGTCGACGCCCTCTTCCGGTCGGCCTTCGCGGCCGTGTATCCGGCCGGGGCGGACACCGGCTGAGGCGCGGCGCCGTACGCCTCGTGGACAAGTGGTGGCCGGTCCCCCGGTGGGGGGCCGGCCACCTTCATCACGGTGCGGGGTAGTCGCCCGTGGCGCCGTCGGTCCGCTCGCGCAGCAGGTCCGCGTGGCCGTTGTGGCGGGCGTACTCCTGGATCATCACCAGGTACACCCAGCGCAGGCTGACGGTCCGGCCCCGGGTGGCGTACACGAAGGTCTCGTCGAGGCCGCGCCCCGCCACCGCGGCCTCGCACGCCTCGGTCTCGGCACGGTAGGTGGCGAAGTCGCGCTCGGCGTGGGCGGCGTCGACGCCTTCGATCCCCTCGTCGCCGTCGCCCGGACCGGTGAAGACATCACCGATCGGCTCACCAGCGAAGCTCCGGCGGAACCACCAGCGTTCGATCTCCGCCATGTGCCGCACCAGGCCGAGGAGCGTGAGGCCGGAGGGCTGGGCGGTGGTGCGGGCGAGCTGTACCGGGGTCAGCCCTGCGCACTTGGTGAGCAGCGTCTCGCGGTGCCACCGGAGCCAGCCCTCCAGCATGACCCGCTCGTCCGCCGCGCTCGGAACGTTCAGCTGGTCGCCGTCGTCCGTCGTGCGTTCGATGTGAGGTGCCGTCCATGTCATGGCGGCCATCCTCACACCACCGGCCCCACCGGCTCAGGTCAATTCCCGCAGGAGCGGCTCCGGGTCCGCGAGCAGGAACAGATGACCGCCGTCGGGGACGGTGCGCAGCTCGGCACCCGGGATCTGCGCGTGCGCCCAGCGCGCCACCTCGACGGGGACGTTGCCGTCCGCGTCGCCATGGAGGAACAGGGTCGGTACGGAGACCGAGCCCAGCGGGTCCGGCAGCGGGCGCGAGTAGCCGGCGAGGTCGGTGACGGCCGCGTCCACGCCCTGGCGCTGCCCCTCGGCGGTGTCCACCTCGGACAGGGCCCGGAAAGCCGGGGTGCTCATGATCAGCCGGTCGGAGCGGGGCCAGGCGTCGAGGTTCGGCTCGCGCCTCGTCTTCTTGAAGATCCCCTTCCCCGCGAGCATCGGCCGGGCGATCACCGGGGCCCAGACTACGATCCGGTTCAGCCACTTGACCAGCGGAATCCGGCGCGCGTACGCCGAGCGGGGCGCTCCGGGGACGGCGGCGCACGCGAGGATCAGCCGCGTGACCCGCCCGGGGTGCTGCTGGGCCGCCGAGAGCGCGTACCCGCCGCCGCCCGAGATCGCCACGAGCGTGGCCCGCTCGTGGCCGAGGTGGTCGAGCAGGGCCACGAAGTCGTCGTTCCAGCGGTGGAAGCCGCGACCGGGTACGGGGTCGGTCCCGCCATAGCCCGGACGGTCCGGGAAGACCAGATGCAGGCCCGCGTCCGTCGCCGCCTGCCGCAGCGCGAGCCCCTCGTAGCGGCTGCCGGGGGTGCCGTGGAGCACGATCACGGGCGGGGCGGCGGGGTCGCCGTACGAGCAGTACGCGATGCGGCGCCCGCCCGGGGCCGTCAGACGGTGCGTCTCGGGCAGGTCGGTCACGGTCGGGTCCGTCTCGGGCAGCTCCGCCTCCCGCGTCTTCGGCGTCTGCGAGGTCTTCGGCAGGTCCTGCGGGGAGGGGGTCATCTCTGCTCCTCGTGGGATACGGGGGTGGCGGCAGCGGCGGCGATCCCGCCGATGACGAAGTCGAGGCCGAAGGAGAACCGGCGGTCGTAGTCGTGGTGGTCCGCGAACACCGACGCGGCCCGTAGTTCCGGCGGAAGCTGGTGCAGTTCCAGGTCGCCTCGGCCGAGGCGGATCGCCACATGGCCGGTGACGAAGTCGTGCAGGGTGCCGTACGCGTACGCGGCGGCCTCCTCGTCGAGCCCCGCGTCGCGCAGCGCCGCCACGACCCGGTACGCGACGTCGTCGGCGCCGGGCCCGACGAGCGAGGCGCGGCGGTGCGCCTCAAGGATGACGGGGTGCCGCATGAGCAGGTCGTGGAGCGTTTCGGCGAAGAGCCGGAGGATGCCGCGCCAGTCCTGCGGCCAGTCCACCGACCGGGTCACCTCGCCGACGATCCGGGACACCAGCGCGTGCTGGAGCGCGTCGATGCCGCCCGTCGTGCGGTGGATCGCCATCGGTGACACCTCCAGCCGGTCGGCCAGCGCGCGGAAGGTCACGGCATCGAGCCCCCGGTCGTCGGCCAGCTCGGTCGCCGCGTCCAGGATCGCGTCGAGCGTCACCGCCCGGGGACGGCCGCTCTTGGGAGTGCTTGCCTTCTCGACCACCATGCCCGCACCATATCGATACGCGTAACGAAACTTCAATGGGAGCGCGCATGACGGAGTTGCACGACCTCACGGCTCTACAGCTGGCCGCCGCCTACGAGCGTGGCGAGACGAGCCCGACCGAGGTGGTGGACCACCTGCTGGCCCGGATCGCGGCCGGTGACCGGGTAGGGGCGTTCACCACCGTGTCGGCCGACCGGGCCCGCATCGCGGCGGCCGGGGCCGAACGCGTCCTGCGCTCGGCGGACCGCACCGGACTGCCGCGCCTGTTCGGTGTACCCACCGCGGTCAAGGACCTGGAGGCCACCGCGGGGGTGCGCACCACGCTGGGCTCCGCGCTGTTCCGCGACTGGATTCCGGAGCACGACGACGAGATCGTCCAGGTCATGGCCGACGCCGGGCTGATCAGCCTCGGCAAGACGACCGTTCCCGAGTTCGGGGCCGCCTGCTACACCGAGCCCGAGGTGTCCGCCCCGGCACGCAGCCCGTTCGACCTCGCCCGGAGCGCGGCCGGCAGCAGTGGCGGCGCGGGCGCGGCGGTCGGTGCGCTGCTGGTGCCGATCGCGCAGGGCAGCGACACCGCCGGTTCGGTGCGCTCCCCCGCGAGCGCCTGCGGGGTGGTCGGGCTCAAGCCCAGCCGGGGGCTCGTCACCGCGGGCCCGGCCGGCAATGACGGGATGGGGCTCTCCGTGCGCGGCCCGCTGGCCCGCACGGTCCGCGACACCGCCGCGTTCCTGGACGCGCTGACCACCCGTACCGGGGCCGGCACCGTGCATCCGCCCCGGGTCGGCAGCTACGAGCGCGCCTGCGACGCGCCCTTGCCACGGCTGCGGATCGCGCTCGCCCAGGGGTCGGTCTCGGGCGCGCCCGTGGATCCGGAGGTCGCCGCCGCCGCGGAGCTCACCGCCCGCACGCTGGCCGGGCTCGGCCATGATGTGTTCGTCCGGGACCAGGCGCCGGACCCCGAGCTCATCGAGGGCTTCCAGGTGATGTTCACGGCCCTGGTGGGGTCCAGGACCATGGCGTTCGACGGGTCGGCCCTGCGCCCGATCGTCCGCCATCTCCGGTCCCGTGCACAGGAGTTCACCGCTGCGGAGCTGGCCGCCTCGATCGGCGCGGTCCAGGCCCGCGCCCGCGCCTGGGCGCTCGACTACGCAGAAGCGGACGTGGTGGTCACCCCGACCGTGACCGCCCCGCCCACCCTCGTCGGCCGGCTCCGTGACGACTCGGACCCGGCGGCGGAGCTTGCCGCGATGACCGCGTTCACGGGGAACACCGTCCTGGCGAACGCCACCGGGTTCCCCGCC
Coding sequences within it:
- a CDS encoding GntR family transcriptional regulator, with product MTAVVVFRIDRRSGVATYLQIVRQVEQALRMGALEEGDRLPTAAQVAAETKVNPNTTLKAYRELERAGLAEVRQGAGTFITRSLVPPQAGADSPLRTSLTEWLDQARAQGLSGPEVDALFRSAFAAVYPAGADTG
- a CDS encoding DinB family protein, yielding MTWTAPHIERTTDDGDQLNVPSAADERVMLEGWLRWHRETLLTKCAGLTPVQLARTTAQPSGLTLLGLVRHMAEIERWWFRRSFAGEPIGDVFTGPGDGDEGIEGVDAAHAERDFATYRAETEACEAAVAGRGLDETFVYATRGRTVSLRWVYLVMIQEYARHNGHADLLRERTDGATGDYPAP
- a CDS encoding alpha/beta fold hydrolase gives rise to the protein MTPSPQDLPKTSQTPKTREAELPETDPTVTDLPETHRLTAPGGRRIAYCSYGDPAAPPVIVLHGTPGSRYEGLALRQAATDAGLHLVFPDRPGYGGTDPVPGRGFHRWNDDFVALLDHLGHERATLVAISGGGGYALSAAQQHPGRVTRLILACAAVPGAPRSAYARRIPLVKWLNRIVVWAPVIARPMLAGKGIFKKTRREPNLDAWPRSDRLIMSTPAFRALSEVDTAEGQRQGVDAAVTDLAGYSRPLPDPLGSVSVPTLFLHGDADGNVPVEVARWAHAQIPGAELRTVPDGGHLFLLADPEPLLRELT
- a CDS encoding TetR/AcrR family transcriptional regulator; translation: MVVEKASTPKSGRPRAVTLDAILDAATELADDRGLDAVTFRALADRLEVSPMAIHRTTGGIDALQHALVSRIVGEVTRSVDWPQDWRGILRLFAETLHDLLMRHPVILEAHRRASLVGPGADDVAYRVVAALRDAGLDEEAAAYAYGTLHDFVTGHVAIRLGRGDLELHQLPPELRAASVFADHHDYDRRFSFGLDFVIGGIAAAAATPVSHEEQR
- a CDS encoding amidase, which encodes MTELHDLTALQLAAAYERGETSPTEVVDHLLARIAAGDRVGAFTTVSADRARIAAAGAERVLRSADRTGLPRLFGVPTAVKDLEATAGVRTTLGSALFRDWIPEHDDEIVQVMADAGLISLGKTTVPEFGAACYTEPEVSAPARSPFDLARSAAGSSGGAGAAVGALLVPIAQGSDTAGSVRSPASACGVVGLKPSRGLVTAGPAGNDGMGLSVRGPLARTVRDTAAFLDALTTRTGAGTVHPPRVGSYERACDAPLPRLRIALAQGSVSGAPVDPEVAAAAELTARTLAGLGHDVFVRDQAPDPELIEGFQVMFTALVGSRTMAFDGSALRPIVRHLRSRAQEFTAAELAASIGAVQARARAWALDYAEADVVVTPTVTAPPTLVGRLRDDSDPAAELAAMTAFTGNTVLANATGFPAISLPLGWSSQGLPLGVSLTAGWGREDLLLGVSARLEEALPWAHRYGERAGTRTPAADRA